One window of Watersipora subatra chromosome 3, tzWatSuba1.1, whole genome shotgun sequence genomic DNA carries:
- the LOC137389552 gene encoding SNF-related serine/threonine-protein kinase-like isoform X3 — MTVHQRKADSECTIAGMYDLSKTIGKGHFAVVKLARHVFTGEKVAVKVIDKAKLDPVSRDHLFQEVRCMKLVQHPHIVRLYEVIDTQTKLYLILELGDGDMYDYIINNHGRGLDVDTARVYFTQILEAISYCHDLHVVHRDLKPENVIFFERLGLVKLTDFGFSNRFEPDTKLDTSCGSLAYSAPEILLGDSYDAPAVDVWSLGVLLYMLVCGEPPFQEANDSETLTMIMDCRYRIPSHIPPDCASLISAMLKREPRERMSLSNIVNHRWMIANGRQCCDNSLCVSLVGREHLPSEDQESIIQKMVDGGIATRAEIYRALESDEYSNVTATFYLLAERKLKKNHADEHKPVMRSRPSTTSHWPPRLEHSLSTPEEAACSASEQITLEPSPKSAPYDQSDNVFSSDNTFLGYSSAASNISTEVDHIPRKFSLINEEDEESDTDDLTNDVQNVKESRSVTGWQQQHKKKLMRNKTQSGSDTSDNDEDSKHTPNGSSLNLPHKRKDSGNSSDNDGPPGSGCASGTHSHLSVSHVQGSSSKANTSGTSSPCAKKKYGGTSRSSSIDTPQGTDQGSKTTSATTNSCDKLNSNGNNKDCDNSLRVLTSKFVDSSLSRLSNFSLASLSSSISSRSSNKYSANTTPRSSQRRSKDANKFSKTRLMQQLKMDFSELSDRELTDSDCGSLHNSLRVKISTCTAAGSSVKEYSVITEEQGSPPIHTASKKTTDCCSIM; from the exons ATGACTGTTCATCAAAGAAAAGCAGATTCTGAATGTACAATTGCTGGAATGTATGACCTAAGTAAAACCATCGGAAAAGGTCACTTTGCTGTTGTGAAGCTTGCAAGGCACGTATTCACTGGAGAGAAAGTGGCTGTAAAGGTTATAGATAAGGCCAAATTGGATCCAGTCTCGAGAGACCATTTATTTCAGGAGGTCAGATGCATGAAACTAGTTCAGCACCCACACATAGTGAGACTTTATGAAGTTATTGACACACAAACCAAGCTCTACCTCATTTTGGAATTGGGCGATGGAGATATGTATGATTATATAATCAACAATCATGGTAGAGGGTTGGACGTGGACACTGCTAGGGTTTATTTTACGCAAATTTTAGAAGCGATATCTTACTGTCACGACCTACATGTAGTACACAGAGACTTGAAACCTGAAAACGTGATATTCTTTGAAAGGTTAGGTCTAGTGAAATTAACAGACTTTGGATTTAGCAATCGATTTGAACCTGATACTAAGCTGGATACTTCCTGTGGTTCTCTGGCCTATTCAGCACCTGAGATTCTGTTAGGAGATTCTTATGATGCTCCTGCAGTGG ATGTCTGGAGTCTAGGGGTACTACTCTATATGCTTGTCTGCGGGGAGCCACCATTTCAAGAAGCTAATGACAGCGAGACTCTAACCATGATCATGGACTGTAGATATAGAATACCTTCCCATATACCACCCGACTGCGCAAG TCTAATCTCTGCCATGCTGAAACGAGAGCCAAGGGAAAGAATGAGCTTGAGTAATATTGTGAACCATCGGTGGATGATAGCCAATGGTAGACAGTGCTGTGACAACTCCCTCTGCGTGTCTCTGGTCGGCCGAGAGCACCTGCCCTCCGAAGACCAAGAGTCAATAATACAGAAGATGGTAGATGGTGGAATCGCTACTCGCGCTGAAATATACAG AGCTCTGGAATCGGATGAGTATTCCAATGTGACGGCCACCTTCTACCTGCTTGCCGAGAGGAAACTGAAAAAAAACCATGCAGACGAGCACAAACCAGTCATGAGGTCAAGACCATCGACGACTAGTCACTGGCCGCCGAGGTTAGAACACAGTCTATCCACTCCAGAAGAGGCGGCATGCAGCGCTAG CGAGCAGATAACTCTAGAGCCTTCACCAAAGAGCGCTCCTTATGACCAATCAGATAATGTATTTTCTTCAGACAACACATTTCTAGGTTATAGCTCTGCAGCTAGCAACATATCTACTGAAGTTGATCATATACCGAG AAAGTTTTCCCTGATCAATGAGGAAGATGAAGAGTCTGATACAGATGACCTAACTAATGATGTGCAGAATGTGAAGGAGTCACGATCTGTCACTGGATGGCAACAGCAG CATAAAAAGAAGTTGATGAGGAATAAAACTCAGAGTGGCTCTGATACTAGCGATAACGATGAAGACAGCAAGCACACACCAAATGGTTCCAGTCTTAACCTTCCTCACAAAAGAAAAGACAGTGGAAATTCTAGCGACAATGATGGTCCACCAGGATCAGGATGCGCTAGTGGAACACACAGCCACCTGAGCGTCTCCCATGTTCAAGGTAGTAGTTCAAAAGCAAATACAAGTGGTACAAGTTCGCCCTGTGCTAAAAAGAAATATGGTGGAACATCTCGTTCAAGCTCTATAGACACACCCCAGGGCACTGACCAAGGTAGTAAAACGACATCTGCGACCACAAACTCGTGTGATAAACTTAACAGCAATGGCAACAACAAGGATTGTGATAATAGCCTGAGAGTGCTGACCAGCAAATTTGTCGATAGCTCTCTTTCTCGGCTTAGTAATTTTAGTCTAGCGTCACTGAGTTCAAGTATTAGCAGTCGATCTAGCAATAAGTATAGCGCAAATACAACACCTCGTTCATCACAGCGACGGTCTAAGGATGCCAATAAGTTTTCCAAGACCAGACTGATGCAACAACTGAAAATGGACTTTAGTGAATTGAGTGATAGAGAACTAACCGACTCGGATTGTGGAAGTTTGCATAACTCGCTGAGAGTTAAGATATCCACGTGTACAGCTGCAGGGAGCTCAGTGAAAGAGTACAGCGTCATTACAGAAGAACAGGGCTCACCTCCGATACACACTGCTAGCAAAAAAACTACAGATTGTTGCTCCATAATGTGA
- the LOC137389552 gene encoding SNF-related serine/threonine-protein kinase-like isoform X2, which produces MTVHQRKADSECTIAGMYDLSKTIGKGHFAVVKLARHVFTGEKVAVKVIDKAKLDPVSRDHLFQEVRCMKLVQHPHIVRLYEVIDTQTKLYLILELGDGDMYDYIINNHGRGLDVDTARVYFTQILEAISYCHDLHVVHRDLKPENVIFFERLGLVKLTDFGFSNRFEPDTKLDTSCGSLAYSAPEILLGDSYDAPAVDVWSLGVLLYMLVCGEPPFQEANDSETLTMIMDCRYRIPSHIPPDCASLISAMLKREPRERMSLSNIVNHRWMIANGRQCCDNSLCVSLVGREHLPSEDQESIIQKMVDGGIATRAEIYRALESDEYSNVTATFYLLAERKLKKNHADEHKPVMRSRPSTTSHWPPSEQITLEPSPKSAPYDQSDNVFSSDNTFLGYSSAASNISTEVDHIPRKFSLINEEDEESDTDDLTNDVQNVKESRSVTGWQQQQSIVSSSSLCSEFEQSLSNMSLRRSRPPIQSTAATRPIRNVGSSPQLLPLKQIHEEQEVTSDEDALSTHSQTSMVRLRHSTLSMASPELARKILHKKKLMRNKTQSGSDTSDNDEDSKHTPNGSSLNLPHKRKDSGNSSDNDGPPGSGCASGTHSHLSVSHVQGSSSKANTSGTSSPCAKKKYGGTSRSSSIDTPQGTDQGSKTTSATTNSCDKLNSNGNNKDCDNSLRVLTSKFVDSSLSRLSNFSLASLSSSISSRSSNKYSANTTPRSSQRRSKDANKFSKTRLMQQLKMDFSELSDRELTDSDCGSLHNSLRVKISTCTAAGSSVKEYSVITEEQGSPPIHTASKKTTDCCSIM; this is translated from the exons ATGACTGTTCATCAAAGAAAAGCAGATTCTGAATGTACAATTGCTGGAATGTATGACCTAAGTAAAACCATCGGAAAAGGTCACTTTGCTGTTGTGAAGCTTGCAAGGCACGTATTCACTGGAGAGAAAGTGGCTGTAAAGGTTATAGATAAGGCCAAATTGGATCCAGTCTCGAGAGACCATTTATTTCAGGAGGTCAGATGCATGAAACTAGTTCAGCACCCACACATAGTGAGACTTTATGAAGTTATTGACACACAAACCAAGCTCTACCTCATTTTGGAATTGGGCGATGGAGATATGTATGATTATATAATCAACAATCATGGTAGAGGGTTGGACGTGGACACTGCTAGGGTTTATTTTACGCAAATTTTAGAAGCGATATCTTACTGTCACGACCTACATGTAGTACACAGAGACTTGAAACCTGAAAACGTGATATTCTTTGAAAGGTTAGGTCTAGTGAAATTAACAGACTTTGGATTTAGCAATCGATTTGAACCTGATACTAAGCTGGATACTTCCTGTGGTTCTCTGGCCTATTCAGCACCTGAGATTCTGTTAGGAGATTCTTATGATGCTCCTGCAGTGG ATGTCTGGAGTCTAGGGGTACTACTCTATATGCTTGTCTGCGGGGAGCCACCATTTCAAGAAGCTAATGACAGCGAGACTCTAACCATGATCATGGACTGTAGATATAGAATACCTTCCCATATACCACCCGACTGCGCAAG TCTAATCTCTGCCATGCTGAAACGAGAGCCAAGGGAAAGAATGAGCTTGAGTAATATTGTGAACCATCGGTGGATGATAGCCAATGGTAGACAGTGCTGTGACAACTCCCTCTGCGTGTCTCTGGTCGGCCGAGAGCACCTGCCCTCCGAAGACCAAGAGTCAATAATACAGAAGATGGTAGATGGTGGAATCGCTACTCGCGCTGAAATATACAG AGCTCTGGAATCGGATGAGTATTCCAATGTGACGGCCACCTTCTACCTGCTTGCCGAGAGGAAACTGAAAAAAAACCATGCAGACGAGCACAAACCAGTCATGAGGTCAAGACCATCGACGACTAGTCACTGGCCGCCGAG CGAGCAGATAACTCTAGAGCCTTCACCAAAGAGCGCTCCTTATGACCAATCAGATAATGTATTTTCTTCAGACAACACATTTCTAGGTTATAGCTCTGCAGCTAGCAACATATCTACTGAAGTTGATCATATACCGAG AAAGTTTTCCCTGATCAATGAGGAAGATGAAGAGTCTGATACAGATGACCTAACTAATGATGTGCAGAATGTGAAGGAGTCACGATCTGTCACTGGATGGCAACAGCAG CAATCCATTGTCTCTAGCAGCTCTCTGTGCTCAGAGTTTGAACAGAGTTTAAGTAACATGTCGCTAAGACGCTCTCGGCCTCCCATTCAATCAACAGCAGCCACTCGGCCGATTCGAAATGTTGGTTCTTCACCTCAGCTTCTACCTCTCAAACAAATTCATGAAGAGCAGGAAGTAACTTCCGATGAGGATGCCCTCTCCACCCACAGCCAGACATCAATGGTCCGTCTGCGTCACAGCACACTCTCCATGGCTTCTCCAGAATTAGCTCGCAAAATTTTG CATAAAAAGAAGTTGATGAGGAATAAAACTCAGAGTGGCTCTGATACTAGCGATAACGATGAAGACAGCAAGCACACACCAAATGGTTCCAGTCTTAACCTTCCTCACAAAAGAAAAGACAGTGGAAATTCTAGCGACAATGATGGTCCACCAGGATCAGGATGCGCTAGTGGAACACACAGCCACCTGAGCGTCTCCCATGTTCAAGGTAGTAGTTCAAAAGCAAATACAAGTGGTACAAGTTCGCCCTGTGCTAAAAAGAAATATGGTGGAACATCTCGTTCAAGCTCTATAGACACACCCCAGGGCACTGACCAAGGTAGTAAAACGACATCTGCGACCACAAACTCGTGTGATAAACTTAACAGCAATGGCAACAACAAGGATTGTGATAATAGCCTGAGAGTGCTGACCAGCAAATTTGTCGATAGCTCTCTTTCTCGGCTTAGTAATTTTAGTCTAGCGTCACTGAGTTCAAGTATTAGCAGTCGATCTAGCAATAAGTATAGCGCAAATACAACACCTCGTTCATCACAGCGACGGTCTAAGGATGCCAATAAGTTTTCCAAGACCAGACTGATGCAACAACTGAAAATGGACTTTAGTGAATTGAGTGATAGAGAACTAACCGACTCGGATTGTGGAAGTTTGCATAACTCGCTGAGAGTTAAGATATCCACGTGTACAGCTGCAGGGAGCTCAGTGAAAGAGTACAGCGTCATTACAGAAGAACAGGGCTCACCTCCGATACACACTGCTAGCAAAAAAACTACAGATTGTTGCTCCATAATGTGA
- the LOC137389552 gene encoding SNF-related serine/threonine-protein kinase-like isoform X1 gives MTVHQRKADSECTIAGMYDLSKTIGKGHFAVVKLARHVFTGEKVAVKVIDKAKLDPVSRDHLFQEVRCMKLVQHPHIVRLYEVIDTQTKLYLILELGDGDMYDYIINNHGRGLDVDTARVYFTQILEAISYCHDLHVVHRDLKPENVIFFERLGLVKLTDFGFSNRFEPDTKLDTSCGSLAYSAPEILLGDSYDAPAVDVWSLGVLLYMLVCGEPPFQEANDSETLTMIMDCRYRIPSHIPPDCASLISAMLKREPRERMSLSNIVNHRWMIANGRQCCDNSLCVSLVGREHLPSEDQESIIQKMVDGGIATRAEIYRALESDEYSNVTATFYLLAERKLKKNHADEHKPVMRSRPSTTSHWPPRLEHSLSTPEEAACSASEQITLEPSPKSAPYDQSDNVFSSDNTFLGYSSAASNISTEVDHIPRKFSLINEEDEESDTDDLTNDVQNVKESRSVTGWQQQQSIVSSSSLCSEFEQSLSNMSLRRSRPPIQSTAATRPIRNVGSSPQLLPLKQIHEEQEVTSDEDALSTHSQTSMVRLRHSTLSMASPELARKILHKKKLMRNKTQSGSDTSDNDEDSKHTPNGSSLNLPHKRKDSGNSSDNDGPPGSGCASGTHSHLSVSHVQGSSSKANTSGTSSPCAKKKYGGTSRSSSIDTPQGTDQGSKTTSATTNSCDKLNSNGNNKDCDNSLRVLTSKFVDSSLSRLSNFSLASLSSSISSRSSNKYSANTTPRSSQRRSKDANKFSKTRLMQQLKMDFSELSDRELTDSDCGSLHNSLRVKISTCTAAGSSVKEYSVITEEQGSPPIHTASKKTTDCCSIM, from the exons ATGACTGTTCATCAAAGAAAAGCAGATTCTGAATGTACAATTGCTGGAATGTATGACCTAAGTAAAACCATCGGAAAAGGTCACTTTGCTGTTGTGAAGCTTGCAAGGCACGTATTCACTGGAGAGAAAGTGGCTGTAAAGGTTATAGATAAGGCCAAATTGGATCCAGTCTCGAGAGACCATTTATTTCAGGAGGTCAGATGCATGAAACTAGTTCAGCACCCACACATAGTGAGACTTTATGAAGTTATTGACACACAAACCAAGCTCTACCTCATTTTGGAATTGGGCGATGGAGATATGTATGATTATATAATCAACAATCATGGTAGAGGGTTGGACGTGGACACTGCTAGGGTTTATTTTACGCAAATTTTAGAAGCGATATCTTACTGTCACGACCTACATGTAGTACACAGAGACTTGAAACCTGAAAACGTGATATTCTTTGAAAGGTTAGGTCTAGTGAAATTAACAGACTTTGGATTTAGCAATCGATTTGAACCTGATACTAAGCTGGATACTTCCTGTGGTTCTCTGGCCTATTCAGCACCTGAGATTCTGTTAGGAGATTCTTATGATGCTCCTGCAGTGG ATGTCTGGAGTCTAGGGGTACTACTCTATATGCTTGTCTGCGGGGAGCCACCATTTCAAGAAGCTAATGACAGCGAGACTCTAACCATGATCATGGACTGTAGATATAGAATACCTTCCCATATACCACCCGACTGCGCAAG TCTAATCTCTGCCATGCTGAAACGAGAGCCAAGGGAAAGAATGAGCTTGAGTAATATTGTGAACCATCGGTGGATGATAGCCAATGGTAGACAGTGCTGTGACAACTCCCTCTGCGTGTCTCTGGTCGGCCGAGAGCACCTGCCCTCCGAAGACCAAGAGTCAATAATACAGAAGATGGTAGATGGTGGAATCGCTACTCGCGCTGAAATATACAG AGCTCTGGAATCGGATGAGTATTCCAATGTGACGGCCACCTTCTACCTGCTTGCCGAGAGGAAACTGAAAAAAAACCATGCAGACGAGCACAAACCAGTCATGAGGTCAAGACCATCGACGACTAGTCACTGGCCGCCGAGGTTAGAACACAGTCTATCCACTCCAGAAGAGGCGGCATGCAGCGCTAG CGAGCAGATAACTCTAGAGCCTTCACCAAAGAGCGCTCCTTATGACCAATCAGATAATGTATTTTCTTCAGACAACACATTTCTAGGTTATAGCTCTGCAGCTAGCAACATATCTACTGAAGTTGATCATATACCGAG AAAGTTTTCCCTGATCAATGAGGAAGATGAAGAGTCTGATACAGATGACCTAACTAATGATGTGCAGAATGTGAAGGAGTCACGATCTGTCACTGGATGGCAACAGCAG CAATCCATTGTCTCTAGCAGCTCTCTGTGCTCAGAGTTTGAACAGAGTTTAAGTAACATGTCGCTAAGACGCTCTCGGCCTCCCATTCAATCAACAGCAGCCACTCGGCCGATTCGAAATGTTGGTTCTTCACCTCAGCTTCTACCTCTCAAACAAATTCATGAAGAGCAGGAAGTAACTTCCGATGAGGATGCCCTCTCCACCCACAGCCAGACATCAATGGTCCGTCTGCGTCACAGCACACTCTCCATGGCTTCTCCAGAATTAGCTCGCAAAATTTTG CATAAAAAGAAGTTGATGAGGAATAAAACTCAGAGTGGCTCTGATACTAGCGATAACGATGAAGACAGCAAGCACACACCAAATGGTTCCAGTCTTAACCTTCCTCACAAAAGAAAAGACAGTGGAAATTCTAGCGACAATGATGGTCCACCAGGATCAGGATGCGCTAGTGGAACACACAGCCACCTGAGCGTCTCCCATGTTCAAGGTAGTAGTTCAAAAGCAAATACAAGTGGTACAAGTTCGCCCTGTGCTAAAAAGAAATATGGTGGAACATCTCGTTCAAGCTCTATAGACACACCCCAGGGCACTGACCAAGGTAGTAAAACGACATCTGCGACCACAAACTCGTGTGATAAACTTAACAGCAATGGCAACAACAAGGATTGTGATAATAGCCTGAGAGTGCTGACCAGCAAATTTGTCGATAGCTCTCTTTCTCGGCTTAGTAATTTTAGTCTAGCGTCACTGAGTTCAAGTATTAGCAGTCGATCTAGCAATAAGTATAGCGCAAATACAACACCTCGTTCATCACAGCGACGGTCTAAGGATGCCAATAAGTTTTCCAAGACCAGACTGATGCAACAACTGAAAATGGACTTTAGTGAATTGAGTGATAGAGAACTAACCGACTCGGATTGTGGAAGTTTGCATAACTCGCTGAGAGTTAAGATATCCACGTGTACAGCTGCAGGGAGCTCAGTGAAAGAGTACAGCGTCATTACAGAAGAACAGGGCTCACCTCCGATACACACTGCTAGCAAAAAAACTACAGATTGTTGCTCCATAATGTGA